In Alnus glutinosa chromosome 7, dhAlnGlut1.1, whole genome shotgun sequence, the sequence CCCCTGGACTGTAATTGCTTTCCTTGGTGTGTTATTGGGACTTGGTCTAACCGCCACTCAGACTTGGTACGCAGTCGACTCTCCCCCTGGCCCCTGTGATGACTTCTGCAAGAAATCCCCATGAAACTCAACACGAAAGAAAAgatacgtgtatatatatatatacacgtattAATTGTTTGCTGTTCTTTAATTCCAATTGCATCTACCATATATCTACTTAGCTAAACTCGCATGGTTTGTGTGCTTAATTAAGTCGGTTGTTTCCAAATAAAAGAACCTCAAGAGTtctacacacacatatatatataggtcatcCCTAGACCACatcattgtattttatttatttgtttgactTGTATTTGGTTTTTCTATGCAAGTTTGGGTGATTGTACATTCGATTCTAATTATTAATTTCGTGTAATGCGtttgaaatgaaataattatgaTTTGATTCTTTCTGTTCCTGATCCCTTtttctttggttgttttttatGCTAAATAATGGGCTCTAGTTTTAATTAGCCTATGATGACATGTTAAACATAAGATTTAGTGTACACAACAGCGCAAATTATCTAATTTCTGGATCACAAATGCGGTTCAGTATTAGTAATTACttcagtccaaaaaaaaaaaaaacgtttaaaCTGTACTTATGCCCTTTTTTGTTGTGCCAGTAGCCGAGGAACGAGTCTCAGAGGTATTTATAAGCGTAATGATCTTCAGTGATGATAGAAgggaagaaaattattttacctTCCTCAATTTAGATAATTGTAATTATAAGTAACACTTTGGTCCCATTTTGAGAAGCTTTATTAATGATTTTAGATAAATTTGGTCTCtgatttagaaaatatttttatgctagctggttaattaattaaatcagttTGTGATAATCAATTATGGCCACAAACATTGAGTCAAATTTGTGACTAGCTAGCTAAGTAATCGCATCCTAATTTAAGGGGATCCTCAATTCCTCATCCCTCAACTTCGCTCTAAAGACATCTCAAGAGGACAAACACAAACTAGATAGTAGAAGAACATGTTAGAGTATAGTTAGGGGTACTGTACAAGCGGGTGGTTATTGACCATCTAATAACCGTTAATCGTAAAAAATTGCAGAACTGATTTTGTTGCCGGCTGTGAAACAACGTCTAACCGCCTAGGAGGGGTGGTTAGCAGTTCTTGGGGTGGAcggatgcggttaataaccgtaTATAATATACAAAACGGCGTTTTGGTGCATGCATTTGATATAGGATTTTTCGTTTTTGAATTTAATGACAATGAtctttatttaataataataatactattcTTGAGCTTTTTTACATTTTGAAGCtttctaattatttaaaaaggcccaaaaatcatctaaaataagcCATAAAAAGAGGCTCGATCAAGGAAGactcaaaatactaaaataagcCCAGAAGGTAAATTTCTAAAAACTGGTTATGCGGTGCGGATATGATTTTCAATAACCAATAACCGCCTAAGGCGGTTGGGGTTGGCAGCTAGAagtaataaccgctaactgcaATCGCTCGTAGACCCCTATTAGAGTATATTTGAATCACTCCGAAGTATATCTAAAATAGTAATTAAATATAAACCAAGTTGGTTACTTATCTTGAACATATCTAAAATGGTTAACTAATAGATTCAAATTAGTTAGCGATCAGTACTTCTGTTTCTTGCGGATGAAGTTACAACCAATAAATAGTGCTGCAAAGTGAAAAATGGATTGCATCTAGAAGAAGCCCCATTAATTCTTATGTAagcaaagcaaaagcaaaagcaaaagcaaaagcaaaacaaaagggTGAAGAGGTTAGAGGAGAGGTCATTATCAAAACAGCCACAGGCATCTTTGAACTACAATATTTATCAAAGGCTGCATTTGATTGCAAGCTTGTATATGACAATAGAGATCTTAAGTTCTTGGGATCAAGATCTTCTAAAGTTTTTAGGATTAAAAAAGAAGTAAAGTTCTTAAAATTATGATCAAGATTGAAGGTTTTGGTTGCCATGATGCCTTCGAACACATTTACTAGCTACCATCGCCACCTACATGCTTGCTTATAGTTAGAGAAAGAAGAGGATTCATCTTGGAAGAGATTGAAGTTCATAGATAAAATGGTTGAGATGAGACAGAATAACCTTAGATGAACTTACCCATGTGAGAGTAAAAGCGTGGCCGCTTTCTTTGGTATTGACCATACCTAGAGCTTTCGTAAAACTTTCACATTGTACAGGGCCATAAAAATGCAAGCTAAGTGAAACACTTGGAGAATCAATAAATAAACGCGTGTGATATGCATGACTAGTCTAATTGCTAGATTTGTCCATTCAAGATTTGCTCATCgatcaccttgccacatagtTTTTTGATATATTTACATTAAGTGAAGGTTCAAGTTTAAAAGACAAATTTGTTGAAGCGACTTAtatattttcacaaaaaaatgtacaaaagatCATTGTCTTTtactaattttcaaaattatttgaaatattgGGAGATCGAtagatttatttaaataaataaataaaattacatattttaggtatttcaaataattatgaaatacattttatatttaaaagttTAATGCAtgtacatttaatttaattgacactacaaaaaaacatggGAATACTAACCTGTAGAATTTTATCCATGAGTGATTACAGTAACGTAATAATTATTTGATGCGttactgatatatatatataaatgtgtaAAATTTACTTTGTAACTCCTTTGTAACTTGAACATTTTATCAAGAGGttgaacatggttcataagaACACCGTTTCCTCTGTTACACGAATCTTTCTACTCTTCAAATCTTGTAGTTCTTGTTTGCATTACTTTCTCTTGCATCTACCCAAATGGAAGGGTCTCTAATCTGCTTGCATTTGGTAGTTATGAGCTTGGGAGGATCTGCAACAAAAGAAGATGGAGACCTAATTGCTAAATTATTTGGATCAGTTGGCAAGATGTGGAGAGCCGATGAGAAATTGTTTGATGCAATCACTGGTCTGAGTTATATGGCATCTGTGAATGCATAAGAGCCATACTGTTTGATATCTTGCCGCACAAAACTTATATTCAATGGTTTTAgccatttttatttaaaaaggtTCTTGGGTTCATCAAGTGAGCACAAATTATGTATTTGTATTTGCAGAGACAGAGATTAGCCGGCTGCaatttattttaacctagaTTCTTTTTCCTGAAAATGTTCAGTGGCAGTGGCCCAGCATATGTTAGAGAATAAGATCAGCAGAGATTTACAAATCAAATCTCTGCACCACGCTAGATCAGCAGCACCACTTCAAGAAGATCTCTCTGCAACACGCCAGCCTCTCTGCAACAAGTCATTAGCCATTCTCACGCCAGTCTGCACAGCAAGCCATTCTCTCCTCTGATTTCTTACCATACCTTCAACCCATATTTCCATGTAATCAGCCTTTGGTTTTTTCCTTTGTACTCTACTGGTCTTTACCATTTCTTAAGTCTATATATTAGTGTATTTGTAACCAAACTATGTAATGAAATTAGCAAGATGTAGTCTTTACTTACATTGtattcttctcttctccttcttccctTCTCTGTTTTctgccttcctttttttttctttttttcttttttttttttttttttttttctaacatggtatcagagcacgaaTAGGCCAACGCCTTGTCTCTTCTATCCTTCACATGACAACCACAGAACCAGTTCTCCCAAAATCTCCCTTCTGTTCAACGAGATGCCCAGCCCCTAAAACCACAACATTACCCAGACTCCATTGCTGCATATGCCCAGCCAGCCCTCCATTCCTGTACCTGCGTTCTCAATCTGCTTTGCGCCTCAGTCAAACCTTCTCTGCCACCCTCTAAGCTACATCCACCTTCCCATGAATCTTACAAGCCCCCAGCAAGGCCCCAAACAAAACTTCGTCAGGCTCCACCTCCATTCCCAAAATCAACCTTCTCGTCCTCCGGTGAGCTTCTGTCAGCTCCTCCAAAACTCCGTCCATATCCATACAAAACTGTCCTTTCCCTtatctccttttcttcttcagcCTTCTCAACATCTTCTTAACATCATCATTTTCAATTCTACATCCACTcaatccaaaaaaacaaaaaaagaaaaaccctttGCTCTGTCGGacctttcatcaaacacatcatCTATCACCTTCTCCACCCAAATCCGACACGATCGTGTctatttctcttaagagaaacACAGACCAATCTCCAAAGCCCAAGAACCAAAACAAACACAGCGATGCCACTGCCCCTGTTCCTCCGCCGAACGCAACACCACCGGCCCACCGTTCAACTTCTCTTTGATCCTCTAGTTTCTGAAATGCTCGTACCCTGCAGTCCACGCCTAGCGCCTCATCCAACCAATGTCCTCGCCTTCGTCATCAGCATCGTTTTCTCCTTCTGCCTCACATAATCCTCCATTTGGGTGCCCGTATTTCCTCGCCGGAAATCACCCAACCTCGTCTCCGATCCCCTTCGTATATCCTTCTCTCTTCTGTCAGTCCACCATACAAGGCCCTGCCGCCTCAGCTCCAACTTCGCGCACTGCTCCAGCCGTCCATGTCTCAGATCCCGCGCCTCCTTCTTCAGTTGTCCACGCCCAGAACGCATCATACCGTTGATGGTACATCTCTATACCATACTATTGCAGTTTCTTCTTAGTCTCACGTTGCAGACTGCAGTTTCCTTGTTTTTAATTCCTTTTGATCTACTGGTTAATACGTCTATTTAGTGTATGTATACACCCAGAAGATGCTAGAAGattgagtaaaaaaaataaaaaaaatacccacgTCTCATTCCCTTGAGTTTTTCTCTCATGATTTATTTACTACATGTCCGTCtcattctctgttttttttttttcatcacacacgtcatccattttcatctcCACCTGCCACACGTTTCTTACCTTCAAATGCTCCTCTTTTGTACGTTTGTCATGTCATCATCTcttcctttttagttttttacccTCTTCCGTTGCATTCCAAGTCATCATAGTATAGTCTATGTTTCACAATATTgtctattattatattttacttattttttttatactcttCCGTTATCTGGCTTCTTCatatattttcacttttcttttatttcattgaTGGTCTCTTTTGTGTGGTTTACCTAACCTTACGTTTCACTTTTTGTAAGGTGTGTTTCAGTTGTATTTGTTAAGGTTAGTTAGttgaacatgaaaaaaaaaaaaaaaagaaaagaagaagaagaaatcagtgaaaagaaagaaaaaaaaaatgaaagaaaagtgcaaaaaaaaaaaaatctctcttccTCATAATTGGCCATCTTCTCTTTgcccattgttggcccaattCCTACCTTGTGGCAAAtgttcaaaagcttaagctcatTTAAGCCATTTAATTTGTTGACTCTTTTCTCTTTGCCCATTATTGGCCCAATTTCTTACTTGAGGCAATGTTTAAGACCTAAGCTCATTTAAGTCTATTGGAGGCTCTTTTCTTGGCACATTGATGGCCCTAATTTTGTCTTTGAGGTAGAGTTTAAAAACCTAAGCCTATTTATGCcctttgtttgttcttttggtCCATTGTTAACCCAATTTTTTGCTTGAGGTAATGTTTGAGACCTAAGCTCACTAAAGCCCGTTGGAGGCTCTTTTCTTCACTCATAGTTTGTCCTAATTCCGGCTTTGAGGTATAGTTTGCAAACTCGggccaattaaaaaaaaaaaaacgataagAAACAAAAGACGAACTGAAAGAAGTTCCTCACATCGGTTTGCGAGGAATGTTAGAGAATAAGATTAGCAGAGATTTACAAATCAAATCTCTGCACCACGCTAGATCAGCAGCACCACTTCAAGAAGATCTCTCTGCAACACGCCAGCCTCTCTACAAAAAGTTATTAGCCATTCTCACGCCAGTCTGCACAACAAGCCATTCTCCTTTGATTTCTTACCATACCTTCAACCCATATTTCCATGTAATCAGCCTTTAGTTTCTCCCTTTGTACCTACTGGTCTTTACCATTTCTTAAGTCTATATTAGTGTATTTGTAACCAAACTATGTAATGAAATTAGCAAGATGTAGTCTTTACTTACATTGtgttcttctcttctccttcttccctTCTCTGTTTTCTgccttccttttgtttttcttacaGCATATATATACTTAGCCATAGAAGCTTTGGCTGATGGAGGAGTGGCTGCAGGTCTACCACGAGAACTTGCACTGGGTCTAGCTTCTCAAACTGTAAGTACATTTATACTGGTATTATGTTCTTATTCAATTAGTCATGTAGTTTGCTGACACTTTTTCAGGAACTAGGAGTTGATTGATCTCTTGGCAAGATACTTTTAAGCTCACTCCAAATCACcaaaatatataaacaattagATATTAACAACAGACCATTAAATGTAGTAACTTTGACAGCTCTTAGTTGGAAGTGAAGTATGGATTTCTGATTTCCATAGAGCAAATACTATCGTCAGTCTGCCAGAAATAAAACTTGTATCATTGGCAGCAGAAAAGCCAAACTCATCAAGATTAAATCCTTGAA encodes:
- the LOC133872681 gene encoding pyrroline-5-carboxylate reductase-like, yielding MEGSLICLHLVVMSLGGSATKEDGDLIAKLFGSVGKMWRADEKLFDAITGLSYMASFPSYIYLAIEALADGGVAAGLPRELALGLASQTVLGAASMVTKTGEHPGKLKDDVASPGGITIAGIHELEKGGFRGTLMNAVIAAAKRSRELSQS